From a region of the Lactuca sativa cultivar Salinas chromosome 4, Lsat_Salinas_v11, whole genome shotgun sequence genome:
- the LOC111909890 gene encoding F-box protein SKIP2 — translation MGQSSSSHSLSPAGSTHNHQRSITRSFTSSSARSEILGFRYSKEEASFDFPDATTSFIDYTSEIPDDCLAVVFKFLGAGDRKRCSLVSRRWLLVEGQSRNRLAIDANSGLIPFIPSIFSRFDSVTKLSLRCDRRSVSIDDNGLIMISLRCLNLTRLKLRGCREITDVGMAALAENCKGLKKFSCGSCMFGAKGMNALLDKCSSLEELSVKRLRGINDGVTAEPIGPGAAAKSLKTVCLKELYNGQFFGPLISGAKNLKTLKLLRCLGDWDSLMEMIAVPENSLVEVHLERLQVSDIGLSALSNCSKLEILHIVKTPDCTNVGVISIASQCKYLRKLHIDGWKTNRIGNEALIAIAKNSANLQELVLIGVNPSSISLEAIATNCQKLERLALCGSETIADTEISCIASKCVALKKLCIKGCPVSDEGIEAFAWGCPNLVKIKVKKCRNVTYEVGDWLRARRGSLVVNLDVCAVEAEAMDASASDNGVQEDMEITHVAVAQPHPLATSNSVRGSIFKTRFGLFGARGIVTSTFRRFSNGNTNTSSNGCS, via the coding sequence ATGGGCCAATCTTCTTCCTCCCACTCGTTGTCGCCGGCGGGGTCAACCCACAACCACCAGCGGTCCATCACTAGGTCATTCACTTCTTCCTCTGCCCGATCGGAGATTCTTGGTTTTAGGTACTCCAAAGAGGAGGCGTCTTTTGATTTCCCGGATGCAACCACTTCTTTTATCGACTATACATCTGAAATTCCCGATGATTGTTTAGCCGTAGTTTTCAAGTTTCTTGGTGCCGGCGACCGGAAGCGTTGCTCCCTTGTATCGAGAAGATGGCTGCTCGTCGAAGGCCAGAGTCGCAACCGCCTTGCTATAGACGCTAATTCGGGACTCATTCCTTTTATTCCGTCAATTTTTTCTAGGTTTGATTCTGTTACCAAACTCTCGCTCCGATGTGATCGTAGATCTGTTAGTATTGACGACAACGGATTGATTATGATATCTCTCCGGTGCCTTAACCTAACGCGGCTGAAGCTGCGTGGATGCCGTGAAATTACCGATGTAGGTATGGCGGCGTTAGCTGAGAACTGTAAGGGATTGAAGAAATTCTCTTGTGGATCTTGTATGTTTGGTGCTAAAGGAATGAATGCGCTCCTCGATAAATGTTCATCTCTTGAAGAACTCTCGGTGAAGCGTTTACGCGGCATCAACGACGGTGTAACGGCGGAGCCGATTGGTCCTGGTGCCGCTGCTAAGTCGCTCAAAACCGTATGTCTCAAGGAGCTTTACAACGGCCAGTTTTTTGGCCCGTTGATTAGCGGTGCTAAGAACCTCAAAACCTTGAAACTGCTCCGATGCTTAGGCGACTGGGATAGCTTGATGGAAATGATCGCTGTTCCAGAAAATTCTCTTGTTGAAGTTCATCTCGAGAGGCTTCAGGTGAGCGATATCGGTCTCTCGGCGTTATCAAACTGTTCAAAACTCGAAATCCTCCATATCGTCAAGACTCCAGATTGTACTAATGTCGGAGTTATTTCAATCGCTTCACAATGTAAGTACTTAAGAAAACTTCACATCGATGGCTGGAAGACAAACAGAATAGGAAACGAAGCTCTAATCGCCATTGCAAAAAACAGTGCAAACCTTCAAGAACTTGTTCTAATCGGAGTTAATCCCAGCTCAATAAGCCTGGAAGCCATTGCTACAAACTGTCAGAAGCTTGAAAGACTAGCCTTATGTGGAAGTGAAACAATAGCAGACACCGAGATTTCTTGTATTGCATCAAAATGCGTTGCTTTAAAAAAGCTTTGCATCAAAGGCTGTCCTGTATCCGATGAAGGGATCGAAGCTTTCGCATGGGGTTGCCCTAATTTGGTCAAAATCAAGGTGAAGAAATGCAGAAACGTAACATATGAAGTTGGTGATTGGCTAAGAGCTAGACGTGGATCATTAGTAGTCAATTTAGACGTTTGTGCAGTTGAAGCTGAAGCTATGGATGCAAGTGCTAGTGATAATGGTGTTCAAGAAGACATGGAAATAACCCACGTGGCAGTTGCTCAACCTCATCCTCTAGCTACTAGCAATAGTGTTCGAGGTTCCATTTTCAAGACAAGATTCGGGCTCTTTGGTGCAAGAGGTATTGTAACTTCTACTTTTAGAAGGTTCTCAAATGGTAATACCAATACCAGTTCTAATGGATGCTCATAA